The Microcebus murinus isolate Inina chromosome 1, M.murinus_Inina_mat1.0, whole genome shotgun sequence genome includes a region encoding these proteins:
- the LOC105883913 gene encoding cell surface glycoprotein CD200 receptor 1 isoform X4, giving the protein MLCPWRTADLGLLLILTIFLVAEMEPHCIAQTDLKLLPGSSDPSTLASQSGRITASSSSNGDGKQIEQNSSMPLSEVNTSLSAVIDTSAVLHCPRTLTEVVLARWEIILRDKPLCTKAYRSDTNETKDTNCTDDRITWASSPSQNPDLHIAPVAITHDGNYRCMTVSPDGNFNHEYHLQVLVAPEASLFLSRNRAAVCRAVAGKPAAHISWTPEGGACVTEQERWGNGTVTVQSTCHWEGPDVTTVTCSVSHLTGNRSLFIELLPG; this is encoded by the exons atgctcTGCCCTTGGAGAACTGCTGACTTAGGACTACTACTGATTTTGACCATCTTCTTAGTGGCTG agatggagcctCACTGTattgctcagactgatctcaaactcctgcctggctcaagtgatccttccaccttggcctcccaaagtggtaggattacag CTTCAAGTAGTTCAAATGGGGATGGAAAGCAGATAGAACAGAACTCTTCAATGCCTCTCTCAGAAG ttAACACTTCACTGTCTGCAGTGATAGACACCAGCGCTGTGCTCCACTGCCCTCGTACATTGACAGAAGTGGTGCTAGCAAGATGGGAAATAATCCTCAGGGACAAGCCTTTGTGCACAAAAGCCTACAGGAGCGACACAAATGAGACCAAGGATACCAACTGTACTGATGACAGAATAACCTGGGCCTCCAGCCCCAGTCAGAATCCTGACCTTCACATTGCTCCAGTGGCCATCACTCATGATGGGAATTACAGGTGTATGACGGTGTCACCTGATGGGAATTTCAATCATGAGTATCACCTCCAAGTGTTAG TTGCCCCGGAAGCGAGCCTGTTTCTCAGCAGGAATAGAGCTGCGGTGTGCAGGGCAGTAGCGGGGAAGCCAGCTGCACACATCTCCTGGACCCCAGAGGGGGGTGCTTGTGTCACGGAGCAAGAACGCTGGGGCAATGGCACGGTGACTGTCCAGAGTACATGCCACTGGGAGGGCCCCGATGTGACTACTGTGACCTGCTCTGTCTCCCATCTGACTGGCAACAGGAGTCTGTTCATAGAGCTGCTTCCTGGTTAG
- the LOC105883913 gene encoding cell surface glycoprotein CD200 receptor 1 isoform X3, whose product MLCPWRTADLGLLLILTIFLVAEMEPHCIAQTDLKLLPGSSDPSTLASQSGRITASSSSNGDGKQIEQNSSMPLSEVNTSLSAVIDTSAVLHCPRTLTEVVLARWEIILRDKPLCTKAYRSDTNETKDTNCTDDRITWASSPSQNPDLHIAPVAITHDGNYRCMTVSPDGNFNHEYHLQVLVAPEASLFLSRNRAAVCRAVAGKPAAHISWTPEGGACVTEQERWGNGTVTVQSTCHWEGPDVTTVTCSVSHLTGNRSLFIELLPENVK is encoded by the exons atgctcTGCCCTTGGAGAACTGCTGACTTAGGACTACTACTGATTTTGACCATCTTCTTAGTGGCTG agatggagcctCACTGTattgctcagactgatctcaaactcctgcctggctcaagtgatccttccaccttggcctcccaaagtggtaggattacag CTTCAAGTAGTTCAAATGGGGATGGAAAGCAGATAGAACAGAACTCTTCAATGCCTCTCTCAGAAG ttAACACTTCACTGTCTGCAGTGATAGACACCAGCGCTGTGCTCCACTGCCCTCGTACATTGACAGAAGTGGTGCTAGCAAGATGGGAAATAATCCTCAGGGACAAGCCTTTGTGCACAAAAGCCTACAGGAGCGACACAAATGAGACCAAGGATACCAACTGTACTGATGACAGAATAACCTGGGCCTCCAGCCCCAGTCAGAATCCTGACCTTCACATTGCTCCAGTGGCCATCACTCATGATGGGAATTACAGGTGTATGACGGTGTCACCTGATGGGAATTTCAATCATGAGTATCACCTCCAAGTGTTAG TTGCCCCGGAAGCGAGCCTGTTTCTCAGCAGGAATAGAGCTGCGGTGTGCAGGGCAGTAGCGGGGAAGCCAGCTGCACACATCTCCTGGACCCCAGAGGGGGGTGCTTGTGTCACGGAGCAAGAACGCTGGGGCAATGGCACGGTGACTGTCCAGAGTACATGCCACTGGGAGGGCCCCGATGTGACTACTGTGACCTGCTCTGTCTCCCATCTGACTGGCAACAGGAGTCTGTTCATAGAGCTGCTTCCTG